Part of the Ziziphus jujuba cultivar Dongzao chromosome 8, ASM3175591v1 genome is shown below.
ttattaaatataattttgtattaattattttgattttaatatttttacataattattatttatttattaattttttattttttattttatttttttaacaaattgggTGGGAGAATTGTGATCCAAGTCAAAATTCAAACCTCAGGCCCGAAGTGTACTTTTATTCGATTGATCATTAAATCATATTtatgaatataataaattgtataattaaatttaacaaattaaacaaaattttaatgagttatataataatttaataaataaagttgTATTTACAACTATAGGAAAAGCTTAACAAGTCTGTGAGAAAAATTTGACACATTAGATTGCCTAATCTATCTTAATTaggatattattttatgatGAGCATTGGAGGAGTTACTTATCACTAGCAGTGACCACATACTTTAATGGCTGTGCAGGAAAACGCCGAAAACGACAAGGCAATGACTggattactctctctctctccctctctctttcttgttTGTCCTTCTGCAATAAATTATTTGTCCTCCTggattattctctctctctctctctctctctctctctctctctctctctctcctcttttctttagCCAGAGCATTAATTAGTGGTCATTTCACGGTCAAACAAGTgtatgttgttttctttttctgtagtactaacaactgcaataaaaacacacacacaagaaAATCAACTAATATAACTCAAAAGATGGCTGGATTAGGGTCTTGATTTGACGAATAAAATGCTGCACTATAAGCAAATTTTTCTCGCTGTGCTTGCTTGTACTATAAGCAAAATTTTCTTGCTAATACATTTGGACTTCTAATTTATTTCGATTTCACCTACTGTATTAGTTCCTGCAGAGATGTCTGTCAAGGATTaggaaaataataagaaaaaagtaaaatctAAATCCGAAGTTTCATATGAAGATAATCGCTCCTTCCTGCATCCTCGTGGACCGTCAGCATATAAGGTACTCAGAAAATTATGAATTGAAATCACGGAAAATTAttgtgaataataataataaaaaagaaaaagaaaaggaagatgtttgcttttgttttctgTAGTACCAAATTCCGATCAAACCGTACAAGAAAATCAACTAATATCTCAAAAAATGGCTGGATTAGGTTCGTGATTTGACGAATAAAATGATGTaccataaacaaaattttcttgCAACAGTATTAGTTCCAGCAGAGATATCTATCAAGaattagaaaaataacaagaaaaagtaaaaataaaaatcctaagAGGAACACAGGAAGTGCTCGTAGCTCAATAATTACTGTTGGGGGAAATAAatgatttctattttattaatgatttatataaaacaaatacgtagataaaacataaaatattcatacaTATAATGGGATCCACATGCAGAATAACTTATGAAATACTTAACACCTAAACACTCGACGCTGCTAACTTGGACATGATAGCTCTTCTTCTAGGAGCCTACTCTATTCACTTTGAGTAGCCCACATTATATGGAAGCCTATCTTCCCTTTAAATAGCCTGCTCATATCGGTTGCTAAACTTAATCAAAGCTTTTGGATTTCTCCTCAAAGTCGGTACTCCACATTGCAaagcttaaatattttcttcaccaATTCCAAAGCTTCGCTTGTTGTCCATGTATATCAGATATACTAGATATTCTAGAAAAATGTCGAGCATCCTTCAATTACCAAATAATCTAATActgtaataataaaactaaaatctaaATCTTGGATTTCATATGAAGATAACTGCTCCTTCTCACATATTAGTTGACTTTCAGAATTTTATGCGGTACTATgttttagaataattttttataaagaaaaaaagaaaaatttcgaAGAAAGCTTGCGGATACTGAATTGTTTACAAATGAAATAaacatcatattattattttgttagttaaaagatgaaatattacttaaatattaattattgagaTTACTTCGtttacatattaaaatcacaaattctaataattaaatttttttttttaaacattaacaATTTAACATGGATAAATAATGCTTCGAGTACCAACGTCGTAAAACACCATTTAATGAGAATTGGAAAATTGATAACCGTAAGCAAGTCAAAAATTGATAATAGATTTTTGTTGTTGTACAGCGTAGTGAGGGTGTGTGATGTGTCCTTACACCTTGATATGTATTGGCTATGGGAAATTACTCAAACATAATCGATTATAGAATACCTACTCAGAAAATCATAGCCTGTTTGGTAAGATCACAGTTCTATGCATTGACGTGCTTTTTTATCACTAGGGGCAGCATTCTTACATTGTTGGTGACCCTGGAAACAGCTAGCTAAGTGTAGAGTCAAAGAAGGAACCACAACTAAAACAAGGTCATAAATGGAGGTGGACCATGATCTGGCAGATTTATGGATCGAGACGATAAAGGCTACACGTATCACAAATTCAAACACATTCTTATAGAGCCCACTTAAAGCCGAGGTCAATAAGGTTCAAGCCTTAGGGCCCACTAACAGGggcttaaaaataaaagtaaaaaatctatatttaaatttaaataaaaaattcaaatttaattaacaatatttaataaaaagtcGCAGAATAATTTTTGTGTCGGGTCTCTTTAATCGGCCTGTTATATGGCCggcttaaaatatattatatttttaaatatatattacttatattatttaaatattatttattaatatatattacttattaaaattaaaatatgtaatattttaatttatttattaatatttagttttataaatatgatttttatactactaattattgattaaatatacttttgcattaattattttgattttaatatttttatataattattatttattttatttaaaaataaattttataattttatttatttatttatttatttttatttacaaattgAGAGAAAggattttaatccaaatcaaGGTTGAAACCCTACACTTCAAATATACTTTTAATGATATATCAttagattaaaattataaatataataaattttataattaaattaaataagttaaatagactcttaacaaattatataataatttaatgaataagtttaaatttcaataaaaaaattttggcatAAACACTGTAAGAAATAATATAACGTGTTGTCAAATCTATCAAGTTTGATAAGTAATATAATCTGAAAGCGACTCTATGAAAGAGTAAGAGTGATTATCGATATTAATCTATGAGAGGattatatttttagatggtTTAGGATTtattaatacaatatataaatagtttgaatatatatatatatatatatctatacatgatttgatttaaatacttatttattatataaataaatacctatttttacatatatgagttattattttttgtgatttttaacaaaattttaatggttttaaattgtaataagtTAATAATGAACTTGTGAACCTTAATACTTAATTAACTTGGCATTTGGATTGATGTTTTAATCATTTtgaagaataattaattttgaaaaagtggATTGAAAATTGTGTATTTCTTACGCATGTATGTTtaagttttttatatttcaaagtaTATAAAAtggtttataattatatatatatatatatatatatatatatatatatattattgatatttatattttggtatgaaatggtgatttagaatttttaaaatatttaaataaatagttggaTTTGAACtgataataaaattccatttcatttaaaatataattacttttatgtatttagtttattttttctttttgatactCTTTTTTATGAGATGGTATTGTATTATTGTAACAACCCTTAAATCAAATagggatataaaaatataaaataaaataagacagaGGATTTGAATCTTCTTGTTATCTCTCTACACGCCATTCCCTGTTTACGTTAATTTCCGTTCTTTTACATGTACTTCCTACCGTCTTTATTAGCTATCCGACACAAATAACAGCCCTTCCCTAATCGCTAGTAGTCTGCCACGAGAGGAGAAACAGACCAGCGAAAGAGGAATAGCAATAGCAACCACTACATAGTCATCGGAATTGCGAATAATAATGCCTCCATGTACCCATCTTGCTTGGTTTCCGTTTGACATCGCTACGAGAAATTGGCAATGAGTCATTCTTCACATCTTGGTCACCAAATTAAAGTGTATATGAAAAGAAATTGAGGACGACATGTGTTAATATTAGTTatgatattgtattattttgaagCAACTCCGTCTTGCTACAAGCCAGATAGAGTTGACTGTTGGAATTCATGGGATACCACATTCGTTGGTTCACTCAgccgaaataataataattttaagacagtaccacaaattttttttttttcgggtttTTTCCAATAATGTTAAGATACTACTTTCTcatacaattatttttagttcaaattccaatattaaaaaaaaaattgtaattatacgaatttgttttgtcaaatttattctaagaatttgtaattatatgtataaggttaaattaattaaaaaaataaaaaacaaaaaacaaaaactattcttaaaaaattaatcttattaaaaaaatatataaataaaataaaaattcactttttatctgttttaagtttttaaaattaataatattttaacatgatattaaaattaaaaattcaaaaaattttaaatttaaaactcaaTAACttcatttaacaaataaataaaatgataatgcaTTAAATCAATCAAGTGCATATTAATAtgctaaaacataacacatgcttcataaaagtgtctttacatgcataattagatACCAACATCCATTACCATACCACATATGTCCATAAACAACCATACAACATATGTCCATAAAGTTCAAATATAAATGTTCCTAATTATCATCCCCTCATACATAGGCTTAAATATATGATTCACAACGATActtagtaatttaaaaatttcctaTCAAATTCAATCTTGCCCGCATCCGTCCTGATAATCTTAAACACCTCAACATTCGATGGATCCaatctcattgccttagagatATAGAGATTGTCATCAGTAGAGAAGCCTAACctgtcaagctccatagctaagtattgtggataATTGGCTTCAGATTTATCTAACTTCACAaccaatttatcaaacaatttctctGCTAAATTGCCAAACCCGCTCACAATATCATCATCCTTCAATCCAGATTTTCTCTTTTGATTTAGGTCGGGTGGACGGTTCACTATGTATTTCATTCATAGACATAGGAGAACACGCATCATTAAATTGTTCATTCCCACTATCCAAATTCAAATCATTGACCATATCAATcggagtttgtgctccatgtcctgTTACCCGATCCTTTCCAAAAACTGTAGCAAGCCTCTCATACATCGGAAACGATTTACCTCTCCACCCCTTTGCACTtggattactctaaaataaaaaaaaaataaaaaaaataaaaacaaacttttaattgtaaacaatagaaaaacataCTTCAcgttaaaaaattcaatgaaaaaagATGTCTAATGtttcaaaacctgcacatatgctttccAAACTTCGTCACTATCAACttccacacatttaagagagtcattccatccaaacccacttttgtttagcatatcatatattataccgtattgcttcttccactttttcaattttgactCAATGTGTGGATTTGCTCGCAACCCCGAATTAAGACATATCTCAGCTAATCGCCTCTCAATCATAGCACTTGTGCCAGGCTTGAATGATCCTGTATCACACCGCTGCCCACTAGCTACAACCCCATCTAAAATAAGCAGCAAAGCATCTTCCTCCCTTTTACTCCATATTCATCTAGATTCGACCCCTCGGATATCATGACTGCTACCTTCAACCTCCATTTCTATcgaaaattcacatttttatgATTTCAACAATACAATAATAGCAAGCAAATAAGCAACAATCATTCACGGTTGACAACAAtggcacaaaatatatattggttttcaTACAAATGATCCAAGATGTTTAAAAGACAATATAAAATACAACAGTTAGAGAAGCATTAAAGACAACAATCGACCACTAATGACCACGACGACCTCTCCACTTATcaaacatttgcttagctaaATCATCTCTCCAGTGGATCCATTGGTCCGATGAAGAAATCCATCCTATAAAGTCATCCTCCATACTAACGTCAACATCATCACTCCTATCAAACTCGACTTCCCCAGGATCAATtatcatttctcttctaataagATTATGTGTAACGTAACATGCGGTAATTATCTTGATTTGTGTGCAATAGGATAGAAAGATGGACTTTTTAAAATTGCCCACAGCTTTTTAAGAACCCCAAAACATCTTTCCATGACATTCCTAGCAGATGCATGCTTTatgttgaaatactcttcaTGATTTATGGGTGCACAACTATCTCTCCACTCAGAAAGATGATATCTTGTTCCtctatatggtgcaagaaacCC
Proteins encoded:
- the LOC132799266 gene encoding uncharacterized protein LOC132799266, whose amino-acid sequence is MIERRLAEICLNSGLRANPHIESKLKKWKKQYGIIYDMLNKSGFGWNDSLKCVEVDSDEVWKAYVQSNPSAKGWRGKSFPMYERLATVFGKDRVTGHGAQTPIDMVNDLNLDSGNEQFNDACSPMSMNEIHSEPSTRPKSKEKIWIEG